The following are from one region of the Abiotrophia defectiva ATCC 49176 genome:
- a CDS encoding peptide ABC transporter substrate-binding protein encodes MTSIKTIFRSLLALGLTASTLLTAQQSTISAQEVSLSPAIEQKLSIPAPSELATLDSGLYSDIASMDVIGQVFEGLYRIKNAKEVELGQAASVKVSEDGLTHTFTLRDDIYWSNGDPVKAQDFELAFRRLADRQAGTSVTSIEILKNGAAIRNGDKPVEELGVKALDDKTLELTLEYPVPALAKILTGSRYMPINKAFFQEKGDSYGTTAENVVTNGPFTIQGWNGTNLEWDLVKNPQYWDASHVYLTQVHQQVIKENSTGADLFDSNQLDFTTLSDQFVQEYSGAPDFHSIPKATIGYLSFNTTRPTTGNAALRRAIAQAFDKQVYADSVIQDGSQPLNNLVPKSFDVNEAGEDYQDKAGPMLTYDVQAAQADWAKAKEELGQETIELQLLTSDVGLSKRTAEFLKEELEKNLPGLKLSVLSVPLKNRLEIQRKLDYDIFYGTWTPEYQDAVNFIEQYKTGGGTNFAKYANPEFDKLVELARNDYAKDPAKRRETLIEAEKILVKEDGVVAPIYQASAAYLLKPKVKQFEVLPFGRSNNLRPVYIDE; translated from the coding sequence ATGACTAGCATCAAGACAATTTTTCGTTCCTTACTCGCGCTAGGACTTACGGCCAGCACGCTCCTAACAGCTCAGCAGTCCACGATATCAGCTCAAGAAGTAAGCCTTAGTCCTGCCATTGAACAAAAACTAAGTATCCCAGCCCCATCTGAGTTGGCCACCTTAGATTCTGGTCTCTACTCAGATATCGCCAGCATGGATGTCATCGGACAAGTTTTTGAAGGCCTCTATCGAATTAAGAATGCGAAAGAAGTGGAACTGGGACAGGCAGCTTCTGTTAAGGTCAGTGAGGATGGCTTAACCCACACCTTCACCTTGCGAGATGACATTTATTGGTCCAATGGTGATCCAGTTAAGGCACAAGACTTTGAGTTGGCCTTCCGGCGTCTAGCGGATCGTCAAGCTGGTACGAGCGTGACCTCGATTGAAATTCTTAAGAATGGGGCAGCTATCCGTAATGGTGACAAGCCTGTCGAAGAATTAGGAGTCAAGGCCCTTGATGATAAAACCCTGGAACTAACCTTGGAATATCCAGTGCCGGCCCTAGCTAAGATTCTAACAGGTTCACGCTATATGCCGATTAACAAGGCCTTCTTCCAAGAAAAAGGGGATAGCTATGGGACCACAGCAGAGAATGTGGTGACTAACGGGCCCTTTACGATTCAAGGATGGAATGGGACCAACCTAGAGTGGGACTTAGTTAAAAATCCTCAATACTGGGATGCCAGTCATGTTTATCTGACCCAGGTGCATCAACAAGTCATTAAAGAGAATTCGACCGGGGCAGATTTATTTGATAGTAATCAGTTGGACTTCACGACCTTGTCCGATCAATTTGTCCAAGAATACTCCGGTGCGCCAGACTTCCACAGTATTCCCAAAGCGACAATCGGTTATCTGAGTTTCAACACGACTCGTCCGACAACAGGCAATGCAGCTCTCCGTCGAGCTATTGCCCAGGCATTTGATAAGCAAGTCTACGCAGATTCTGTCATTCAGGACGGCTCTCAGCCACTCAACAACTTAGTGCCTAAATCTTTTGACGTCAATGAAGCAGGTGAGGATTATCAAGACAAGGCAGGTCCAATGTTGACTTACGATGTCCAAGCAGCACAGGCAGATTGGGCTAAGGCTAAGGAAGAACTAGGCCAAGAGACGATTGAGTTACAACTCTTAACATCAGACGTAGGCCTCTCCAAACGAACAGCAGAATTCCTCAAGGAAGAACTGGAGAAGAATTTACCTGGTCTCAAGCTAAGCGTCCTTTCGGTGCCACTTAAGAATCGTCTGGAAATTCAACGTAAATTGGATTATGATATTTTCTATGGGACTTGGACTCCTGAATATCAGGATGCGGTTAACTTTATTGAACAGTACAAGACAGGTGGCGGGACTAACTTCGCCAAATATGCTAATCCTGAATTTGATAAGTTAGTCGAATTAGCTCGCAATGACTATGCTAAAGATCCTGCCAAGCGTCGCGAAACCTTAATTGAGGCAGAAAAAATCTTAGTCAAAGAAGATGGCGTGGTCGCCCCTATCTATCAAGCGAGTGCAGCCTATTTACTTAAGCCAAAGGTCAAACAATTTGAAGT